The following proteins are encoded in a genomic region of [Eubacterium] hominis:
- a CDS encoding MFS transporter, with amino-acid sequence MEKHMKWKLYALNFFVFAAISMVNTQMIPYLTKLGYSVVERGWILAGNAIVSIIGQFLFGYLCDRFQKIRRFFLLAYVILIAASFAMFLYQQRVFYYHIFTVSFMGGMVKVIMGLDETWMLELDSEHYGVLRCFGALGLTIGSPIAGYLVSHFSYISLLISFSIISIVLLYLIKTSSDAKKNGRAMRMEDIKGFFKNKRYLLLVCIYLFIYMIGTADQYVVIDKMLDIHANSTQIGIKWALQSFMEAPLFLISAKILKRFKPFTLLWFGTVMYAVKFFLYGFFHSPWLIIGTAGLQIVTLPIIMLTSKLLIKEVSGEKVASSAQMFAMAVFIGFSGLITPLITSFLASSIGYDMTLYLVAIFSIVPLLLIFYYKKIDQKIS; translated from the coding sequence ATAGAAAAACATATGAAATGGAAATTATACGCATTAAACTTTTTTGTTTTTGCGGCAATATCCATGGTAAATACACAAATGATACCATATTTAACGAAGTTAGGCTACAGCGTGGTAGAACGTGGCTGGATTTTAGCAGGAAATGCAATTGTATCCATCATTGGACAGTTCTTGTTTGGTTATCTCTGCGATCGTTTTCAAAAAATTCGCCGTTTTTTCTTATTGGCGTATGTCATTTTGATCGCCGCAAGTTTTGCGATGTTTTTATATCAACAGCGCGTATTTTATTACCATATCTTTACAGTATCTTTTATGGGTGGTATGGTGAAAGTCATTATGGGATTAGATGAAACATGGATGTTGGAATTGGACAGTGAACATTATGGTGTGCTACGTTGTTTCGGGGCATTGGGACTAACCATTGGTTCTCCCATCGCAGGCTATCTAGTATCCCATTTTTCATATATATCGTTATTGATTAGTTTTTCTATCATATCTATTGTTTTATTATATTTGATAAAAACAAGCAGTGATGCAAAGAAAAACGGCAGAGCTATGCGTATGGAAGATATCAAAGGATTTTTTAAGAATAAACGCTATCTTCTGCTGGTATGTATATATCTATTTATTTATATGATTGGAACAGCAGATCAATATGTTGTTATTGATAAGATGCTGGATATTCACGCAAACAGTACCCAGATAGGAATCAAATGGGCATTACAGTCTTTTATGGAAGCGCCTTTGTTTTTGATATCCGCAAAAATACTAAAGAGATTTAAACCTTTTACATTATTGTGGTTTGGCACAGTCATGTATGCAGTGAAATTTTTCCTGTATGGCTTTTTTCATTCGCCATGGCTGATCATAGGGACTGCAGGTCTTCAGATTGTGACATTACCAATTATCATGTTGACAAGCAAACTGTTGATTAAAGAAGTAAGCGGGGAAAAGGTGGCAAGCAGTGCCCAGATGTTTGCAATGGCTGTTTTTATTGGCTTTAGCGGCTTGATTACACCATTGATTACCAGTTTTCTGGCAAGCAGCATTGGCTATGATATGACTTTATATTTAGTGGCAATATTCTCCATTGTACCTTTATTGTTAATTTTCTATTATAAAAAGATTGATCAAAAAATATCGTAA